In a single window of the Limnochorda sp. L945t genome:
- a CDS encoding ABC transporter permease, giving the protein MGVVTADERVRRIERASGRWVRLLRGAFEIARKDLTEFVRDRMRLVSFIVMPIFMMVMTGYIFPSQTMLQNVPFVVVDQDRGIAGAQLVQALAGLGPRGRPAQPGEARALRILTESTPEAAARAIQSGRARGALVIPPDLTEHLMTRTPSTLTLMPDPANPQMSAVVAGIIQGVVTAASERLSGGPARLLQLKGLEQATDINYFSFMAPGIMAMVVVMAVMTGLAGAVSREREIGTLDGLLIAPVPRLSLILGKAISQSVRGLAQGALVLLLGIVLFGVQVKGSLWMVALMLLLGVFSFVGVGILVSAISTEQETALTVMMTLTFPMMFLSGAFFPVDQMPPVLQVISRFIPLSYVIDSLRKIMLLGAGWGAVGGEVAILAAFGAVTLAVAVPAFSRAITR; this is encoded by the coding sequence ATGGGAGTCGTAACGGCCGACGAGCGGGTCCGCCGCATCGAGAGGGCCTCGGGCCGGTGGGTCCGCCTCCTGCGGGGGGCCTTCGAGATAGCACGCAAGGACCTGACGGAGTTCGTCCGGGATCGGATGCGGCTCGTTTCCTTCATCGTCATGCCCATCTTCATGATGGTGATGACCGGGTACATCTTCCCCTCGCAAACGATGCTTCAGAACGTCCCGTTCGTCGTGGTCGACCAGGATCGAGGCATAGCCGGGGCGCAGCTGGTGCAGGCGCTGGCCGGCCTCGGGCCGCGAGGCAGGCCCGCGCAGCCGGGAGAGGCACGGGCGCTGCGCATCCTCACCGAGAGCACGCCGGAAGCGGCAGCTCGCGCCATCCAGAGTGGCCGGGCTCGAGGAGCGCTGGTGATCCCGCCGGATCTCACGGAGCACCTCATGACCCGGACGCCCTCGACCCTCACCCTGATGCCGGATCCGGCCAACCCGCAGATGAGCGCGGTGGTAGCCGGCATCATCCAGGGCGTCGTCACGGCCGCCTCGGAGCGCCTGAGCGGCGGCCCTGCCCGCCTGCTCCAGCTGAAGGGCCTCGAGCAGGCGACGGACATCAACTACTTCAGCTTCATGGCGCCCGGCATCATGGCCATGGTGGTGGTGATGGCCGTCATGACAGGCCTGGCTGGGGCGGTCTCCCGGGAACGGGAAATCGGGACCCTGGACGGCCTGTTGATCGCACCCGTGCCAAGGCTCTCTCTCATCCTGGGCAAAGCGATCTCCCAGTCCGTGCGGGGACTGGCCCAGGGAGCCCTGGTGCTGCTCCTCGGCATCGTGTTGTTCGGCGTGCAGGTCAAGGGGAGCCTGTGGATGGTGGCGCTCATGCTGCTGCTCGGCGTCTTCTCGTTCGTGGGAGTCGGCATCCTCGTGTCGGCGATCTCGACCGAGCAGGAGACGGCCCTCACGGTGATGATGACCCTGACGTTTCCCATGATGTTCTTGTCCGGGGCCTTCTTCCCCGTGGACCAGATGCCGCCGGTGCTGCAGGTGATCTCCCGCTTCATCCCCCTGAGCTACGTGATCGACTCGCTGCGCAAGATCATGCTCCTTGGCGCCGGGTGGGGCGCCGTTGGCGGGGAGGTGGCCATCCTGGCGGCCTTCGGGGCCGTCACGCTGGCCGTGGCCGTTCCTGCCTTCAGCCGGGCCATCACCCGCTGA
- a CDS encoding ABC transporter ATP-binding protein has protein sequence MTQRERVAPLPQINAEPDRRSDGHVAGGPADIVVEGLTKQFGSFVAVDHVSFEVRRGEVFGFLGPNGAGKSTTIRMLTTLLRPTAGTARVGGWDVVHDAGRVRSRIGLVAERIILYDRLSAAENLRLFGRLNGMADEAIRAATTRWLTRLGMIEWEDKLVGTFSTGMKQRVNIARALLHQPQVLFLDEPTLGLDPQTTRAIRSFIQELRDEGMTIVLTTHQMAEAEMLSDRVAIIDHGRIVALDTPEALKRRLAETHQTVIEMTLDAPSGEVETRLKEALPGLTVDVALTASGTVHVKVLAPSSDAIAPVVQAVAAVGAHIVQLHTVEPTLEDVFLHLTGHQIRDEVSAGAPVTAGRAWGRRAAASRTGR, from the coding sequence ATGACCCAGCGCGAGCGCGTGGCGCCCTTGCCGCAGATCAACGCCGAGCCTGACCGCCGGTCCGACGGGCACGTCGCCGGCGGCCCCGCGGACATCGTCGTCGAAGGCCTCACCAAGCAGTTTGGCTCCTTCGTTGCCGTCGACCACGTGAGCTTCGAGGTGCGGCGGGGCGAGGTGTTCGGCTTCCTGGGGCCCAACGGGGCCGGCAAGTCGACCACCATTCGCATGCTCACCACGCTGCTGCGGCCTACCGCGGGCACCGCCCGCGTCGGCGGGTGGGACGTCGTGCACGACGCAGGGCGCGTGCGATCCCGCATCGGGCTGGTCGCGGAAAGGATCATCCTTTATGACCGGCTGAGCGCCGCCGAAAACCTGCGGCTCTTCGGCCGGCTCAACGGGATGGCCGACGAGGCGATCCGGGCCGCGACGACTCGATGGCTCACGCGGCTCGGGATGATCGAGTGGGAGGATAAACTCGTTGGCACGTTTTCGACCGGTATGAAGCAACGCGTCAACATCGCCCGGGCGCTGCTGCACCAGCCCCAGGTGTTGTTTCTCGACGAGCCGACGTTGGGTCTCGATCCGCAGACCACGCGGGCGATCCGGTCGTTCATCCAGGAGCTGCGGGACGAGGGCATGACCATCGTGCTGACGACCCACCAGATGGCCGAGGCGGAGATGCTCTCGGACCGGGTCGCGATCATCGACCACGGCCGCATCGTGGCGCTCGACACCCCGGAAGCCTTGAAGCGCCGCCTGGCCGAGACGCACCAGACCGTCATCGAGATGACCCTGGATGCCCCGTCGGGTGAAGTGGAGACGCGGCTGAAAGAAGCCCTACCGGGGCTGACCGTCGACGTGGCGCTCACCGCGTCGGGCACGGTGCACGTGAAGGTGCTCGCTCCCTCGTCGGACGCCATCGCTCCCGTGGTGCAGGCGGTCGCCGCGGTGGGGGCCCACATCGTGCAGCTGCACACCGTTGAGCCAACCCTGGAGGACGTCTTCCTGCACCTGACCGGGCATCAGATCCGCGACGAGGTGTCAGCCGGCGCACCGGTCACTGCGGGTAGGGCTTGGGGGCGCAGGGCTGCAGCGTCGAGGACGGGGCGCTGA
- a CDS encoding MarR family winged helix-turn-helix transcriptional regulator: MQEEQARAWLARVHDLMVQLRQQWRRGERRENLSWPQWYLLRHLQRHGAAQPFQLADVLGVTRSTLTGLLDGLEEKGYARRRPDPEDRRAVRVEITGEGRRALERFERRTRQALMEALMGLEAEQAEILVKVMERFASAWSRAESSQSASEEGDEHDDPARARGALAADQRRA, from the coding sequence GTGCAGGAAGAGCAAGCTCGAGCGTGGCTGGCCAGGGTCCACGATCTCATGGTGCAGCTGCGCCAGCAGTGGCGCAGAGGAGAGCGCCGCGAAAACCTGAGCTGGCCGCAGTGGTATCTACTGCGCCATCTGCAGCGGCACGGGGCGGCGCAACCCTTCCAGCTCGCCGACGTCCTCGGCGTCACGCGCTCGACGCTCACGGGGCTGCTCGATGGGCTCGAGGAGAAGGGGTACGCACGGCGCCGGCCCGACCCGGAGGACCGCCGGGCGGTGCGGGTGGAGATCACGGGGGAGGGCCGCCGGGCGCTCGAGCGCTTCGAGAGGCGCACGCGCCAGGCCCTCATGGAAGCGTTGATGGGGCTCGAGGCCGAGCAGGCCGAGATCCTGGTGAAAGTCATGGAGCGTTTTGCCAGCGCCTGGTCCCGGGCCGAGTCCAGCCAAAGCGCGTCGGAAGAAGGCGATGAGCACGATGACCCAGCGCGAGCGCGTGGCGCCCTTGCCGCAGATCAACGCCGAGCCTGA
- a CDS encoding tyrosine-protein phosphatase yields MSARQEAPGRGLRDLLPSTSGFVDIHHHLLPGLDDGPGSWEESLAMARAAAAAGVGLVVATPHVRPGAGDCPERKTVVQRVEELQERLWQAGIPLTVLPGAEVYPVAGLGEWLSSQGTGVPGLGAEGPVPYVLVDLPAGRLPPLFDRLLYEVGLGGFVPVVAHPERNHELAARRERLVALAAQGALFQVTAGSLLGAFGQRARETGWWCIEQGMAAAVATDAHDVRARSPAAMEEAYREVVRVSGERLAQYLFVSAPLAIARGEPLPAAPGTIGIAGRRRSQQSVRRPQAGLARVVLAWLARLAGSAG; encoded by the coding sequence GTGAGCGCCCGTCAAGAGGCGCCGGGCAGGGGGCTGAGGGACCTGCTCCCCTCGACGAGCGGTTTCGTGGACATCCATCACCACCTGCTGCCCGGGCTGGACGACGGCCCCGGCAGCTGGGAAGAGAGCCTCGCGATGGCGAGGGCGGCCGCGGCCGCCGGCGTGGGGCTGGTGGTAGCGACCCCGCACGTGCGCCCTGGAGCGGGCGATTGCCCGGAGCGGAAGACGGTCGTGCAGCGGGTCGAGGAGCTTCAGGAGCGCCTGTGGCAGGCCGGCATCCCGCTCACCGTGCTGCCCGGCGCCGAAGTCTACCCGGTCGCGGGCCTCGGGGAGTGGCTGAGCAGCCAGGGCACGGGGGTGCCGGGTCTCGGAGCAGAGGGCCCGGTACCTTACGTGCTCGTCGACCTTCCGGCCGGGCGCCTTCCGCCCTTGTTCGACCGTCTGCTCTACGAGGTGGGGTTGGGCGGGTTCGTACCGGTGGTGGCCCACCCCGAGCGTAACCATGAACTCGCGGCCCGCCGAGAACGGCTGGTCGCTCTGGCCGCTCAGGGGGCGCTGTTCCAGGTGACGGCGGGCAGCCTGCTCGGGGCGTTCGGCCAACGCGCCCGGGAGACCGGCTGGTGGTGCATCGAGCAGGGGATGGCGGCCGCGGTGGCAACGGACGCGCACGACGTGCGGGCGCGTTCGCCGGCCGCCATGGAGGAGGCCTACCGGGAAGTGGTCCGGGTCTCGGGGGAGCGCCTGGCGCAGTACCTGTTCGTGTCGGCCCCGCTCGCCATCGCCCGGGGAGAGCCGTTGCCTGCGGCACCCGGGACCATTGGCATCGCCGGGCGCAGGAGGTCCCAACAAAGCGTGCGGCGGCCCCAAGCCGGGTTAGCGCGGGTGGTGCTCGCATGGCTGGCCAGGCTGGCGGGCAGCGCCGGCTGA
- a CDS encoding CpsD/CapB family tyrosine-protein kinase: protein MKWPWRGRRAWEDGAGVPPLVVTSGAPSIAAEAFRNLRANLQYAALGGKLRTVVVTACGPDEGKTTIVANLGVAMAQAGARVLVVGADLRRPVLHRVFGRSHHVGLVSVLAGRLSLEEAVQRDLPGGVELLASGPIPPNPAELLASARLSELMEEMKARWDVVLFDSPPVVALSDGAILAARADGALLVVTMGQTPREMVAAARRQIEQVGGRILGVVVNKVRPQEAGQYYHYYYYYYDDGTRRSRSSGRADRSGHGLSEHTRDESSPVPTPARGAPSRPGRSRP, encoded by the coding sequence ATGAAGTGGCCGTGGCGGGGGCGGCGGGCCTGGGAGGACGGGGCCGGCGTCCCGCCCCTGGTCGTGACGTCGGGCGCCCCATCGATTGCCGCCGAGGCGTTTCGAAACCTGAGGGCCAACCTGCAGTACGCCGCGCTGGGTGGCAAGCTGCGCACGGTGGTGGTCACGGCGTGCGGCCCGGATGAAGGCAAGACGACCATTGTCGCCAACCTCGGGGTGGCGATGGCCCAGGCCGGGGCCCGCGTGCTGGTGGTCGGGGCGGACCTGCGCCGCCCGGTGCTGCATCGGGTCTTCGGGCGCAGCCACCACGTGGGGCTGGTGAGCGTGCTCGCCGGGCGGCTCTCGCTGGAAGAGGCCGTACAACGGGATCTGCCGGGAGGCGTCGAGCTGCTGGCCTCCGGCCCTATCCCGCCCAACCCGGCGGAGCTGCTCGCCTCGGCCCGCTTGAGCGAGCTGATGGAGGAGATGAAGGCCCGCTGGGACGTGGTGCTGTTCGACTCGCCGCCCGTGGTGGCGCTGAGCGACGGGGCCATCCTGGCGGCCCGGGCCGACGGGGCGCTGTTGGTGGTGACCATGGGGCAGACGCCCCGGGAGATGGTGGCCGCGGCGCGTCGCCAGATCGAGCAGGTCGGCGGGCGCATCCTGGGTGTGGTGGTCAACAAGGTCCGGCCCCAGGAGGCCGGGCAGTACTACCACTACTACTATTACTACTACGACGACGGGACGCGGCGTTCGAGGAGCTCGGGCCGAGCCGACAGGTCCGGCCACGGCCTGTCCGAGCACACCCGAGACGAGAGTAGCCCGGTGCCGACGCCAGCCCGCGGCGCGCCATCGAGGCCTGGAAGGAGCCGCCCGTGA